Proteins co-encoded in one Quercus robur chromosome 8, dhQueRobu3.1, whole genome shotgun sequence genomic window:
- the LOC126697876 gene encoding rhodanese-like domain-containing protein 7 codes for MLSCRSRTTSPLRMLLQLSPLLYCSNPNLLLSPSPISRASQSHHPHFLFCNNNIDPLSSSSSSSHTQSNMTGISRCFFSAPIIEPNDDPDPNPEGEDSQSLVVVSFYKFADFPDHAHMRKPLKDLCQQLRVSGGIILAPEGINGSICGTRESVERVLGFIQSDNRLKELRQVESPVSPEDEAIHHGHGHSTSSPLAAGEDAPFRWDHVRVKLKKEIVTLGMPSVSPIEKVGTYVNPREWNALISDPNTVVIDVRNDYETRIGKFKEAVGPCTTAFREFPSWVEDQFQVSDTDDEHSKGKEIGPNGSTKTQEENPERKMPQRVAMYCTGGIRCEKASSYLLSKGFKEVYHLEGGILKYLEEVPKSESLWEGECFVFDKRVSVGHSLVPGTFKLCYGCKQPVSDADMESPEWEYGVSCPYCYSLKSDEEKERARARQRQFEAWGIIGGPDKGRRPTSSPDGNRIESSTSTHLSDSA; via the exons ATGCTGAGTTGTAGAAGTAGAACAACATCTCCATTGAGGATGCTATTGCAGCTATCACCATTATTATATTGCTCTAACCCTAATTTACTACTCTCTCCATCTCCAATTTCCAGAGCCTCACAGTCTCACCATCCCCACTTCTTATTCTGCAACAATAACATTGATCCTCTCTCAAGCTCAAGCTCAAGCTCTCACACTCAAAGCAACATGACTGGCATTTCCAGATGCTTCTTCTCTGCGCCCATCATCGAACCCAATGATGACCCTGACCCTAACCCGGAGGGGGAGGATTCTCAATCCCTCGTCGTTGTCTCCTTCTACAAGTTTGCCGATTTTCCCGACCATGCCCATATGCGAAAACCCCTCAAGGACCTTTGTCAGCAACTG CGTGTTTCAGGTGGTATTATACTTGCACCTGAAGGAATCAATGGCAGCATTTGTGGGACGCGGGAATCAGTGGAGAGAGTTCTTGGATTTATCCAAAGTGATAACCGTCTAAAGGAGCTAAGACAAGTGGAATCACCTGTGAGTCCTGAGGATGAAGCTATCCATCATGGTCATGGACACTCTACCAGTTCTCCTCTTGCTGCAGGGGAAGATGCACCCTTCCGATGGGATCATGTGAGGGTCAAGTTGAAGAAAgag ATTGTTACTCTTGGAATGCCTTCTGTATCACCTATCGAGAAGGTTGGAACATACGTGAATCCAAGGGAATGGAATGCTTTGATCAGTGACCCCAATACA GTGGTGATTGATGTGCGCAATGACTATGAAACCAGAATTGGGAAGTTCAAAGAAGCAGTTGGCCCATGTACGACAGCATTCCGGGAATTTCCATCTTGGGTGGAGGATCAGTTCCAAGTTTCTGATACAGATGATGAGCATTCAAAGGGGAAAGAGATTGGGCCAAATGGAAGCACCAAAACACAAGAAGAGAATCCAGAGAGAAAAATGCCTCAAAGGGTTGCAATGTACTGCACAGGAGGAATAAGATGTGAAAAGGCTTCAAGTTATCTCCTCAGCAAAGGATTCAAAGAG GTTTATCATTTGGAAGGTGGGATTTTGAAATACCTTGAGGAAGTACCAAAATCAGAGAGCCTCTGGGAGGGCGAATGCTTTGTGTTTGATAAGCGGGTCTCAGTTGGGCATAGTTTGGTACCGGGAACTTTCAAGCTTTGCTATGGGTGCAAACAACCAGTGAGTGATGCTGACATGGAATCCCCTGAGTGGGAGTATGGAGTTTCTTGTCCATACTGTTACTCATTGAAATCTGatgaagagaaggagagagCAAGAGCTCGACAAAGGCAATTTGAGGCATGGGGCATCATAGGTGGCCCAGACAAGGGTCGTCGACCAACATCAAGTCCAGATGGTAATAGGATTGAGAGTTCAACTTCTACCCACCTTTCTGATTCAGCTTAG